The Rufibacter sp. DG15C region AGAAAAGAAACGCCGCCGTCGCAACCAAACACATGAGATTTATGAGTCCTTTACCTTGCATTCCAACGCGCCCGCCCAAGTCAACCTGCCTCGTCAGAAAGTGGAGCGGCTGGTCATTCAGCTCCAGAACAAGGACAACCAGCCGCTTAAAATCGACTCAATCCAGGTCCTGCAACTGAACCGCTATGCTGTGGCTCAGCTGCAACCTAGCCAGACTTACACACTGCGCTACGGAGACGAGGATGTACCAGCGCCCAATTACGACTTGCAGTTTTTTCAAGACAGCATTCCAGCCAATCTGCCTGTTGTCACCGTCAAGGCAATCACCTCGCTCAAAGAGGAGAAGCCCAAATCACAAGGTTCTAAGATGTTGATGTGGGCAGTGATTGGAGTAGTGGCCATTGGCCTGGGATACATGACCCTGCGGTTGTTGAAGGATATGGATAAGAAGAGGGGAATTTAAAGACCACTCCATTTTCAGCCTCTTTCCCCAGAAAATAGGCCCAAAACGCGCACCATCTATCCAAGCAATGGCTTTTTTGCTTAGCTTCAGACACTCAATCCTATACACTACCTAACAAACCAGAATCTCCCATGAAGAACCCTTTCCCGCAGCGGTTCCTGCGTCAGTCCGTGCCCGTGTTGCTGGGCGGATTGCTCTTGTTGCCGGCCTTGCCCAGCGAGGCGCAACAGAAACCTGCCACCTCTAAAACATCTAAGGCCAAAGCCAGCAAAGAAGGCTTTGATGAGAAACTATACAATGCCCTCACCTGGCGCTCCATCGGGCCGTACCGGGGCGGGCGCTCAGGCACAGCGGTAGGCGTGCCGGGCCAGCCTAATCTGTTCTACTTCGGGGCGACGGGCGGTGGCGTTTGGCGCACCAAAGACGGAGGCTCCAGCTGGGAGAACATCTCTGACAAGTTCTTCGGGGGTTCTATTGGCGCGGTGGCCGTAGCCGAGTCTGACCCTAATGTGATTTACGTGGGCGAAGGCGAGAAAACGGTACGTGGCAACGTGTCCTCGGGCTTCGGCATGTGGAAGTCGGAAGACGCCGGCCTTACCTGGAAACATATCGGGCTGAAGGATTCCAAGCACATCCCAAGAGTACGCATCCACCCTAAAAACCCAGACTTGGTCTACGCGGCCGTGCTGGGCAACATCTATGCGCCCAATGAACAGCGCGGCGTGTACCGCTCCAAGGACGGCGGCAAGAACTGGGAGCGCGTGCTGTTTGTCAACAAAGAAGTAGGCGCCTTTGACCTCACCATTGACCCGGTGAATCCGCGCAACCTGTACGCCACCACCTGGCGCATGCAACGCACGCCGTACAGCCTGTCTTCGGGCGGCCCCGGTTCTGGCATCTGGAAAAGCACCGACGGCGGTGACACTTGGAAAGAACTCTCCAAAAATACCGGCTTACCGAAAGGTACTTTGGGCATTATTGGGGTAGCCGTGTCCCCAGTGAACAACCAGCGCGTGTGGGCCATGGTAGAAGCTGAGGACGGCGGACTGTTCCGGTCAGATGACGGTGGCCAGAACTGGACCAAACTCAACGATGACCGAAACCTGCGCCAGCGCGCCTGGTACTATACCCGCGTGACCGCAGACCCTAAAAACGAAGACGGCGTGTACGTGATGAACGTAAGCTACCACCACTCCACAGACGGTGGCCGCACGTTCAAAAGCTACAACGCCCCGCACGGTGACCACCATGACCTCTGGATTGCCCCAGAGGACCCCAAACGCATGATTATAGCGGATGACGGCGGTGCGCAGGTAAGCTTTGACGGCGGGCAGAATTGGAGCACCATGGACAATCAGCCTACCGGGCAGTTTTACCGCGTAGTGACGGACAACGCCTTCCCGTACCGCATTTACGGCGCGCAACAGGATAATTCTACCGTGCGCATTGCCCACCGTACCACCGGCCGAAGCATTGGCATGCATGACTGGCAGGAAACCGCCGGCGCCGAAAGTGCGCACTTGGCGGTAGACCCTACCAACCCAGAGATTGTGTACGGCGGCAACTACGGAGGCTTCTTATCCAGGGTGGACCACAGCACCGGCTTTGAGCGCACCATCAACGTGTGGCCAGACAACCCCATGGGCCACGGCGCCGAGGACTTGAAGTACCGCTTCCAGTGGAACTTCCCTATCTTCTTTTCGCCGCACAACCCCAAGAAGATGTACACCACGTCTAACCATGTGCACGTGACCACCAACGAGGGACAAAGCTGGCAGGACATCAGCCCGGATTTGACGCGCAATGAGAAGTCTACATTAGGACCGTCGGGTGGGCCTATCACCAAGGACAACACCAGCGTGGAATACTACGGCACCATCTTCGCGGCCGCGGAGTCACCCGCCGAGGAGAACGTAATTTGGACGGGCTCTGACGACGGCCTAGTGCACGTGACCCGTGACGGCGGAAAGACCTGGAAAAACGTAACGCCTAAGAACCTGCCCGAGTGGAGCATGGTGAACAGCGTGGAGCCGCATCCTACCCAGAAAGGCGTGATGTACTTTGCCGCCACGCTGTACAAAAAAGGCGATTTCCAGCCGCTGTTGTACAAGACAGATGACTACGGAAAGTCCTGGACCAAAATCATCAAAGGCATTAATGAAAACCATTTCACCCGCGTAGTGCGCGTAGACCCTAAACGCGCTGGCTTGCTGTACGCCGGTACGGAGTATGGCATGTACGTCTCGTTTGACGATGGCAAGAACTGGCAACCTTTCCAGATGAACCTGCCCATTGTGCCCATCACTGACTTGACCCTTAAAAACGACAACCTCATTGCCGCTACTCAGGGTAGAAGCTTCTGGATTATTGATGACTTGACGCCCCTGCACCAGCTCAACAGCACCGTGGCTTCTAGCAAAGTGCATTTGTACAAGCCCATGCCGAGCTACCGCATGAATGGAGGCAACAACGCCAACCCTAAACTGGAAGGCCAGAACCACCCGGGCGGGGTCATGATTCACTATTACCTGGCGCAGAAACCAGATTCGGCGACTACCGTGACGCTGGAGCTGTTGCAGAAAGACGGAAAGCTGATTAAGAAGTACGCCAGCAACGCCAAAGACCGCGCCTCTAAACTGGACGTGAAAGACGGCATGAACCGCTTCGTCTGGAACATGCTCTACCCAGAGGCCTCTAAGTTTGAAGGGATGATTCTATGGGGAGGCGGCACGCAGGGACCGAGAGCCATTCCGGGCACCTATACCGCGCGCCTCACCGTGAACGGGCAGAAACAGGAAACCGATTTTGAGATTCTTCAGGACCCACGCAGTAAAACCGCCCCGGCCGACTTGAAGGCGCAATTTGATTTCTTATTAGCCGTGCGTGACAAACTCACCGAGACCAATGACGCCATCAGCAAGATACGCGAAGCCCGCACGCAGATTAATAGCGTGACGTCTAAGTTCCAGGGACGTGAGGACATGAAAGACGTGCTGGCCACTGCCAAGGACCTGAACAAACGCATGACCGAGGTAGAAGAAGCCTTGTACCAGACCAAGAACCGCTCGGGCCAGGACCCTTTGAACTACCCTATCAAGCTGAATAACCGCCTGGCCAACGTGGCCTCGCAGGCGTCGCAGGGAGATTATAAGCCTACGGAGCAACAGTACGCATTCCAGAAGGAAATCACCGCTGAGATTGACAAGGAGTTGCAGAAGCTGAACCAAGTGTTCACCAAAGAACTGCCGGCCTTGAACCAGCTCATCCGGAACAAGAACGTAGACGCCATCATCATCAAAGACACCACCAAGAAAGAAGGTATGTAAGCTTAAACCTTCTTTCTATTTAGCGCAAAGCCGATGCCTTACCCGCATCGGCTTTGTCGTTTTTGGGCTATTTTCTGGAAAGTAGGCCAAAAACAAAACTTCCTCCAGACGGGCTTACACCTGTATTTTACCAAGACTTAACCTATTGTCTCATATTAATTTATTGGTATATTTAAACACAAATTACCTAAACAACCAACCCTATTATGGAACATCAAGACCTTAACGTATCTTATGCGGCTTCCTCTTCCTTTGCCACAACAGACGCGGTCCTCTATGCTGGCTTTTGGGAACGCGTGGGTGCGTACCTCATTGATGCCATGGTTCTCTGGATCCCCAACACCCTCATCCAATTCTTGGTAACCGGAAACTTGACTGGCGCAGATGAAAACAACTCTGTAAACACACTCGTCCTGAGCACCTCTCTATCCTTTGTACTATGGACGCTGTACCGTTCTATTCTGGAAAGCTCTACCTGGCAGGCCACGGTGGGCAAAAAAGCCCTAAGCTTGCAAGTAACCACCGAAGAAGGAGAGCGCCTTTCTTTAATACGTGCCCTAGGAAGAAGCCTTGCCAGCCTTCTGTCTGCCTGTATTATTTTGATTGGCTATATCATGGTGGCGTTCACGGCCAAGAAACAAGGATTGCATGACATCATCGCCAGCACCTTGGTCATTAAAAGAAAGTAGCCGCCACTTATTCCTAACCATTTTCATCAGTTAACCTTAAACTAGCATACTATGTCCATGATCAAAGAATTCAAAGAGTTTGCCATGCGTGGCAATGTAGTTGATTTAGCAGTGGGGGTGGTGATTGGAGCGGCCTTCGGGAAAGTAGTGACCTCTTTTGTAGAGGATGTCTTGATGCCCCCGCTGGGCGTACTTTTGGGCGGTGTTGACTTCTCAGACCTTAAAGTTGTCTTGAAGAGAGGTGTGCAAGACGCAGAAGGTAAGTTCACAGACGTGACCTTGAACTACGGTAACTTCATCCAGAGCTTGATTGACTTCATGATCATTGCCTTCGCCATTTTCATGGTCGTAAAGCTGATGAACTCCTTGAAACGCAAAAAAGCAGACTCACCAGGCGTACCGCCAGCACCTACCAAAGAAGAAGTATTATTGACTGAGATTAGAGACGCCTTGCGCGCACCTAACAAGCCAACTGTGTAAGAGTTCCAGTGGACAGACTGATGCGAAAGTAAAATTCCGCTCTTCCTCTGTCCTTCTCCTGCTCTGACTTTCTTTTTGTTATCCTGAAAGGATCTTGTGGGCAAGCTGTAGTAGCGTTTACTTAAGCGCGTTTCTAGCTGGCTACCAAGATCCTTCCAGGATGACAATTGAGGTTGATTGTATAATTGATTTTCTAAACTGCCATTTTTAGGCTATTTACCAGAAAACAGGCTAAAAACAGAAAGCGCTACCCTAGGGTAGCGCTTTCTGTTTTATAACGTCACAAGAACGATTACGCTTCTTGCTGTTGGTCTTTGATAGCCAATTGCCCGCAGGCGGCGTCAATGTCTTTGCCACGGCTCCGGCGCACGTTGACTTGTACGCCTCTGTCGGCTAGGTAGCGCATAAACGGTTCCAAGCGGTCATCCTCAGACTTCTGGAAAAGGCCATCGCCGATGGGGTTGTATTCAATGATGTTCACCTTACACGGGATGAGCTTGGAGAACTCCAGCAATTCCTTGGCATCTTCAATGTTGTCATTGAAGTGGCTGAGCAAAATGTATTCATAGGTGACCTTGCGGCCAGACTTGTTGTGGTAATAGACCAGTGCTTCTTTCAAGGCCTCCAGAGAGTTGGTCTCATTGATAGGCATGATTTCGTTGCGTTTCACGTCATTGGCAGCGTGCAATGATAAGGCCAGATTGGCTTTAATACCATCATCGGCCATCTTCTTAATCATCTTGGCAATACCGGCGGTAGAGACGGTGATTCTACGAGCGGCCATGTTGAGGCCGTCGGGCGCGGTGATGCGCTCAATGGACTTCATGACGTTGGCGTAGTTGAGTAAAGGCTCGCCCATACCCATGTACACAATGTTGGTGAGCGGACGGTTGTAGTTGCCTTCGGTCTGTTCTTTGATGCGCACCACCTGGTCATAGATCTCATCTGCGTTGAGGTTTCTAATGCGGTCCATCTTGCCGGTCGCGCAGAAAGAGCAGGTAAGCGAGCAACCTACCTGGCTAGACACGCAGGCGGTCATGCGCTTAGGGTGCGGAATGAGTACGCCCTCTACAATATTGCCGTCATACAGCCTGAAGGTAGATTTAATGGTATAGTCCTCGCTCAGCTGGCTGGTGTTCACGGCCACGCTGTTGATGGTGAAATGGCGTTCCAGTTTCTCGCGCAGGGGCAAGGCGATGTTGTTCATCTCTGCGAACGACATCGCCGTCAGCTTCCAAATCCACTCATACACTTGCTTGGCCCGGAAAGGCTTTTCGCCCTGCTCGGTCATCCATGCCTTGAGTTGGTCTAAGGAAAGCTTTCTTATGTCCTGGCGGTTCAGAATCTCTATGTCTGGAATCAAAGTGGTACTCATACCACAAAGGTACAAAATATCTTACGCTTTAGTTTCCAGGCGCTCCCTGGCTTCTTCGGGCACCGATTTTAATTTCCGGATAGTGTAGTCAAAGCACAGCATGCCGGTTTTGGCGTGGGCCACTTCTTTGCCGTTCTGGTTAGTGAGCAAGTACACCAGATCAAAGCCGTACTTGTTAAAATCAGTGGCCGCTACCTGTATAGTGAGGGTGTCGCCGTAAAAGCCTTCGCCTTTGTAGACGATGGCCACATCGCTCATTATCAAGCCTGCCCCCGCCAAGTCCAGCTCTGAGTAGCCGTGCTGCAGCAAGAACTGCACCCGCGCCTCATGCAAGAGACTCAGCAGCGCGTCATTGCCCAAATGCCCTCCGTAGTTCAAGTCGGTGATTCTAATGAGCAGTTGCGTCTGGAAGGAATAGCTTGCTGGGAGGTCAATCTGGATACGGGCCACGTTCTGTTAATTAATAATTAGTAATGAATAATTAAGAATGGGGAAGATACGGGGAATGGAGTAAAACTGGTAAAGTAAAGCAGAGTCGTTTTTAGGCTCTTCCTGAGAAAAGAGGCCAAAAACGGCTTTACTTTTGCGGCCTTTTGCTACTTTCAAGATTCATTAGCCTTTAAGAACCGTGAACATACCTGCCCTACAGAAAGGAGATACCGTTGGCATTGTGTGCCTGGCCAGAAAAGTAAGCCTAGAGGACATACAGTTGGGCGTACAATTGTTGGAAAGCTGGGGCCTGCTGGTGGTACTGGGGAAAACGATTGGCGCCGAAGACCATTACTTTGGTGGCACTGATGAACTGCGCACCACAGATTTCCAAGAGATGCTGGACAACCCAGACATCAAGGCCATTTTCTCAGCGCGCGGCGGCTATGGCACCACTCGTATTCTGGATGCCTTGGACTTTAGCACGCTGCAGGAAAACCCGAAGTGGATTGTCGGCTTCTCTGACATCACCTCCTTGCACTGCCACTTGCACGCGCTGGGCATGGAAAGCATTCACGGCACCATGCCCCTACTCATGGGCCAGACCGATACCCAGGAAGCCGATGAGACATTGCGTCAGGCCTTGTTTGGTGAACCTCTCGCCTACACTATTCCAGCGCATGCTCAGAATGTAGAAGGCACGTCTGTGGGTGAACTAGTAGGCGGCAATCTGATTCTGCTCAACAACATTGTGGGCACTGCCTCAGATATTGATTATGCCGGCAAGATTCTGTTTCTGGAAGACGTGGGCGAATATTTTTACAACGTGGACCGCGTCTTGGTGCACCTCAAACGCCTGGGCCGCTTGCAGCAACTAGCGGGCTTGGTGATTGGCCAATTCTCAGACATGCAGGACACGGCCGTTCCCTTCGGCCGAGACGTAGCAGATATAGTGCTGGAGCATTGCACCGAGTACGGCTATCCCATCTGCTTTGACTTCCAGGTGGGGCATGTGACAAGAAACTTGGCTATGATTGTGGGCCGCGAAGTGACTTTGGAAGTAACCCCCGAAGGCGCTTCGCTGACGTTTGCTTTCACGCAGGCTTAAAAATAGAAATCCGTTTTTGGCTTGTTTCTAAGGAAACAGGCCAAAAACGGATTTCACACTTCTCCTTTTATATCAATTACTTCTCTGACTTCACTACTTGTAGCACTGTTTGACCGACGGCCTTCAAAGTGTTCTTGTCAATGATCTGCATGTTGTCTGCATGGCGGTGATGATACGGCCCAAAGTAGCCGTCTGGGCTGGTGGCGTCATAGGCAATGATGTCCGCCATCGGGATTTCTGCGTTTTGGATGACGTAGTAATGATCATCCGTGATGCTGGCGCTGTTCTGGTACGGGAAGTAGTCGGAGAAGCCCATGCTGTGCGCCGCTTTCCAGATGTTGTCCACCACATTTTTGGCGTAGGTTCTGCTGATTTCTTCTTGCGCGAAGCGTGAGCCTTTAGCACCTACCATGTCTAACAGAATACCATACTGCGCTTTGTAGCCAATAGGCATTAGGTTCTTGGACCAGTGCTGCGAGCCCAGGCAATACGTATCTGGGATGTAGTCGCCGGCATCATCGGGTTGGCCGTAGTCTTCACCGTCAAACAGCATGATGTCCACGCCTATACCTTCACTTAAAGGATTAGCCTGTAGTTGACGAGCAATCTCTAAAAGCACACCCACACCGCTGGCACCGTCGTTGGCGCCGTCAATAGGTTTATCGCGGTTCTGCGTGTCCTTGTCGGCTACGTGGCGGGTGTCCCAGTGGGCGGCCAGCAGGATTCTGCGCGATGCCTTCGGGTTAATCTGGCCCATGATGTTGCGCAGTTCCAGGGTCTTGCCGTCATAGGCCTTGGCCGTGAAGCTCTGCACCTGCACCGTCGCCCCGAAGCCTTTCAGCTTACCAATCAAAAAATCGCCGCAGGCGCGGTGCGCAGGCGTGTTGGGCACCCTCGGCCCGAAGGCCACCTGCGCAGCCACGTACTGGTACGCCGAGTCAGCGCTGAACGCCGGCGGGGTCACGGTTGCCATCTTTGTGGCCGGTTCACTGGTCTCAGTGCTGGCTGTGTTTTTGTCTTTGCAGGCATACAGGTTGGCGGCTACTAACAGAGCCAGTGCCGCTACTTTCATGTTATTCTTCATAAGCCCAGTCAATCCCGGTTTTCATATCTTTAATGACAATGCCCTGTCCTTTAAGCTGCGCCCTAATCAAATCCACCTTGGCGTAGTCTTTGGCTTCCTTGGCTTCTTTGTAGAAACTGAGCACCAGCTGGAGCATATCCATGGCATTGGCAGTCTGCTCTTCTTTTAGGCCCAAGATGTCTTTCACCATGGTCTGGTAGGCGGTGCGCATCTGCTCAAATACTTCTTTGGAGATGGTCTCCAATTTAAAGCCGCCCGTGAACATGCTGTTGATTTTCTTGAGCAGGTTGAACAAGGCCGCAATGACTTTGGCGGTGTTTAAATCATCATTCAAGCTAGTAAATAATTCGGCTACTTGCTTCTTGATTTCCTCTTCGGCTTTGGCGTCAATCTCACCAGCAGTTTCTGGGTACTGCAACTGCTCCAAGATGCGCAGTCCGTTCATCACCTTCAAGAAGCCTTTGCGCGCGGCCTGCAGCCCTTCATTGCTGAAGTCCAGCGTGCTACGGTAATGGGCCTGCAAGATGAAGAACCGGATGGTCATGGGGCTATAGGCCTGTTGCAATACCTCATGCTTGCCAGTGAACAACTCGCCCAACGTGATGAAGTTGCCCAAGGATTTGCCCATCTTCTTGCCGTTGATGGTGATAAGGTTGTTATGCATCCAGAAGCGGGCGGCGTCTGAATGGTTGTGACTGGCCTGGCTCTGCGCAATCTCGCATTCATGGTGCGGGAACATCAAGTCCAAACCACCGCCGTGGATGTCAAACTGCGTGCCCAGGTATTTTCTACTCATGGCCGAGCACTCCAAATGCCAGCCCGGAAATCCTTCTGACCAAGGTGAGTTCCAGCGCATGATATGACTTGGCGAGGCCTTTTTCCAGAGCGCAAAATCCAGCGGCGAGCGCTTCTCCTCCTGCCCTTCCAGGTTGTCGCGGGTATTGGACAACAAGTCTTCTATCACGCGGCCAGACAGCTTGCCGTAGTTATGCTCCTTGTTATAGGCAGGTACGTCAAAATAAACCGACCCGTTGGACTCATAGGCCAGGCCGTTGGCCAGAATCTCCTGAATCATCTCAATCTGCTCAATGATGTGGCCCGAGGCGCGTGGCTCTATATCCGGGGGCAATACGTTCAGGCTGGCCATGTCTTTATGGAAGCTGTTGGTGTATTTCTCCACCACTTCCATGGGCTCCAAGTGCGCAGCTTTGGCCAGTTTCTGAATCTTGTCCTCGCCAAAGTCGGCATCGTTCTGCAAGTGGCCCACGTCTGTGATGTTGCGCACGTAGCGTACCTTGTAGCCCAAATGTTGCATGTAGCGGCGCAATACGTCAAAGGTGATGTACGGGCGGGCGTGGCCTAAATGGGCATCGCCGTAGACGGTAGGCCCGCAGACGTAAAGCCCCACGAACGGGCTGTGCAAGGGTTCAAAGGTTGACTTCTGGCGCGTGAGCGTATTATATAATGACAATGGGTGTTGCATGGGGCAAAATTATAAAACTTACTGGTACTTCTGCCAAGACAGCGGCTGCAGAGAAATACGCAGGTGGTTTAGATTAAGGTGAACGCCATTTTTCACC contains the following coding sequences:
- the mscL gene encoding large-conductance mechanosensitive channel protein MscL; translated protein: MSMIKEFKEFAMRGNVVDLAVGVVIGAAFGKVVTSFVEDVLMPPLGVLLGGVDFSDLKVVLKRGVQDAEGKFTDVTLNYGNFIQSLIDFMIIAFAIFMVVKLMNSLKRKKADSPGVPPAPTKEEVLLTEIRDALRAPNKPTV
- the cysS gene encoding cysteine--tRNA ligase, with the protein product MQHPLSLYNTLTRQKSTFEPLHSPFVGLYVCGPTVYGDAHLGHARPYITFDVLRRYMQHLGYKVRYVRNITDVGHLQNDADFGEDKIQKLAKAAHLEPMEVVEKYTNSFHKDMASLNVLPPDIEPRASGHIIEQIEMIQEILANGLAYESNGSVYFDVPAYNKEHNYGKLSGRVIEDLLSNTRDNLEGQEEKRSPLDFALWKKASPSHIMRWNSPWSEGFPGWHLECSAMSRKYLGTQFDIHGGGLDLMFPHHECEIAQSQASHNHSDAARFWMHNNLITINGKKMGKSLGNFITLGELFTGKHEVLQQAYSPMTIRFFILQAHYRSTLDFSNEGLQAARKGFLKVMNGLRILEQLQYPETAGEIDAKAEEEIKKQVAELFTSLNDDLNTAKVIAALFNLLKKINSMFTGGFKLETISKEVFEQMRTAYQTMVKDILGLKEEQTANAMDMLQLVLSFYKEAKEAKDYAKVDLIRAQLKGQGIVIKDMKTGIDWAYEE
- a CDS encoding LD-carboxypeptidase is translated as MNIPALQKGDTVGIVCLARKVSLEDIQLGVQLLESWGLLVVLGKTIGAEDHYFGGTDELRTTDFQEMLDNPDIKAIFSARGGYGTTRILDALDFSTLQENPKWIVGFSDITSLHCHLHALGMESIHGTMPLLMGQTDTQEADETLRQALFGEPLAYTIPAHAQNVEGTSVGELVGGNLILLNNIVGTASDIDYAGKILFLEDVGEYFYNVDRVLVHLKRLGRLQQLAGLVIGQFSDMQDTAVPFGRDVADIVLEHCTEYGYPICFDFQVGHVTRNLAMIVGREVTLEVTPEGASLTFAFTQA
- a CDS encoding glycosyl hydrolase, with amino-acid sequence MKNPFPQRFLRQSVPVLLGGLLLLPALPSEAQQKPATSKTSKAKASKEGFDEKLYNALTWRSIGPYRGGRSGTAVGVPGQPNLFYFGATGGGVWRTKDGGSSWENISDKFFGGSIGAVAVAESDPNVIYVGEGEKTVRGNVSSGFGMWKSEDAGLTWKHIGLKDSKHIPRVRIHPKNPDLVYAAVLGNIYAPNEQRGVYRSKDGGKNWERVLFVNKEVGAFDLTIDPVNPRNLYATTWRMQRTPYSLSSGGPGSGIWKSTDGGDTWKELSKNTGLPKGTLGIIGVAVSPVNNQRVWAMVEAEDGGLFRSDDGGQNWTKLNDDRNLRQRAWYYTRVTADPKNEDGVYVMNVSYHHSTDGGRTFKSYNAPHGDHHDLWIAPEDPKRMIIADDGGAQVSFDGGQNWSTMDNQPTGQFYRVVTDNAFPYRIYGAQQDNSTVRIAHRTTGRSIGMHDWQETAGAESAHLAVDPTNPEIVYGGNYGGFLSRVDHSTGFERTINVWPDNPMGHGAEDLKYRFQWNFPIFFSPHNPKKMYTTSNHVHVTTNEGQSWQDISPDLTRNEKSTLGPSGGPITKDNTSVEYYGTIFAAAESPAEENVIWTGSDDGLVHVTRDGGKTWKNVTPKNLPEWSMVNSVEPHPTQKGVMYFAATLYKKGDFQPLLYKTDDYGKSWTKIIKGINENHFTRVVRVDPKRAGLLYAGTEYGMYVSFDDGKNWQPFQMNLPIVPITDLTLKNDNLIAATQGRSFWIIDDLTPLHQLNSTVASSKVHLYKPMPSYRMNGGNNANPKLEGQNHPGGVMIHYYLAQKPDSATTVTLELLQKDGKLIKKYASNAKDRASKLDVKDGMNRFVWNMLYPEASKFEGMILWGGGTQGPRAIPGTYTARLTVNGQKQETDFEILQDPRSKTAPADLKAQFDFLLAVRDKLTETNDAISKIREARTQINSVTSKFQGREDMKDVLATAKDLNKRMTEVEEALYQTKNRSGQDPLNYPIKLNNRLANVASQASQGDYKPTEQQYAFQKEITAEIDKELQKLNQVFTKELPALNQLIRNKNVDAIIIKDTTKKEGM
- a CDS encoding M28 family peptidase produces the protein MKNNMKVAALALLVAANLYACKDKNTASTETSEPATKMATVTPPAFSADSAYQYVAAQVAFGPRVPNTPAHRACGDFLIGKLKGFGATVQVQSFTAKAYDGKTLELRNIMGQINPKASRRILLAAHWDTRHVADKDTQNRDKPIDGANDGASGVGVLLEIARQLQANPLSEGIGVDIMLFDGEDYGQPDDAGDYIPDTYCLGSQHWSKNLMPIGYKAQYGILLDMVGAKGSRFAQEEISRTYAKNVVDNIWKAAHSMGFSDYFPYQNSASITDDHYYVIQNAEIPMADIIAYDATSPDGYFGPYHHRHADNMQIIDKNTLKAVGQTVLQVVKSEK
- a CDS encoding thioesterase family protein, yielding MARIQIDLPASYSFQTQLLIRITDLNYGGHLGNDALLSLLHEARVQFLLQHGYSELDLAGAGLIMSDVAIVYKGEGFYGDTLTIQVAATDFNKYGFDLVYLLTNQNGKEVAHAKTGMLCFDYTIRKLKSVPEEARERLETKA
- a CDS encoding RDD family protein yields the protein MEHQDLNVSYAASSSFATTDAVLYAGFWERVGAYLIDAMVLWIPNTLIQFLVTGNLTGADENNSVNTLVLSTSLSFVLWTLYRSILESSTWQATVGKKALSLQVTTEEGERLSLIRALGRSLASLLSACIILIGYIMVAFTAKKQGLHDIIASTLVIKRK
- the rlmN gene encoding 23S rRNA (adenine(2503)-C(2))-methyltransferase RlmN produces the protein MSTTLIPDIEILNRQDIRKLSLDQLKAWMTEQGEKPFRAKQVYEWIWKLTAMSFAEMNNIALPLREKLERHFTINSVAVNTSQLSEDYTIKSTFRLYDGNIVEGVLIPHPKRMTACVSSQVGCSLTCSFCATGKMDRIRNLNADEIYDQVVRIKEQTEGNYNRPLTNIVYMGMGEPLLNYANVMKSIERITAPDGLNMAARRITVSTAGIAKMIKKMADDGIKANLALSLHAANDVKRNEIMPINETNSLEALKEALVYYHNKSGRKVTYEYILLSHFNDNIEDAKELLEFSKLIPCKVNIIEYNPIGDGLFQKSEDDRLEPFMRYLADRGVQVNVRRSRGKDIDAACGQLAIKDQQQEA